A window from Telopea speciosissima isolate NSW1024214 ecotype Mountain lineage chromosome 8, Tspe_v1, whole genome shotgun sequence encodes these proteins:
- the LOC122672067 gene encoding probable disease resistance protein At5g63020, which translates to MDFISPIIGWISPYVIDPIRARFRVLRKVRENIEELEKTAEKLDARRNDERKKLEELKKQEGVEESADANRWFNQANKAVSDTNSLRTEYDEQQRRGLCSNWSCLSRYQLSKRALKLKQNVDKLYEEDPKSGWTAASTSQKGMKLDTVSMEGQTTRETLKHEIIKGVLDDRYVVVGLHGMGGIGKTTLLRHVHEHFVKTKHFDSVIFTTVSATPDFDGIRKQIAKSLGFENCVDDNDVKERLSRAKMKFILILDDMWETIDLSEICIRAPTKENGCKILMASRLLPVIMRFVIRFTERDSLHTIRVDSLPSHEAWNLFVKKVGETLITSKPGIEALAKKVL; encoded by the coding sequence ATGGATTTCATTAGCCCAATAATAGGATGGATTTCCCCATATGTGATTGATCCTATTAGAGCTAGGTTTCGTGTCTTGCGGAAAGTTAGGGAGAACATTGAAGAGTTAGAAAAGACAGCAGAGAAGCTGGATGCGAGGAGAAATGACGAACGAAAAAAACTGGAAGAATTAAAGAAGCAAGAAGGGGTTGAAGAATCGGCAGATGCAAATCGCTGGTTCAACCAAGCCAATAAAGCTGTATCCGACACCAACAGCCTACGCACTGAGTACGACGAGCAGCAAAGAAGAGGACTGTGTTCAAACTGGTCATGCTTGTCACGCTATCAGCTGAGCAAAAGAGCGTTGAAGCTCAAGCAAAATGTCGACAAGTTGTATGAAGAAGATCCAAAATCTGGTTGGACTGCGGCTTCTACCTCGCAGAAAGGGATGAAGCTGGACACCGTTTCTATGGAGGGCCAAACAACAAGAGAGACATTGAAGCATGAGATCATCAAAGGGGTGCTGGACGATAGGTATGTTGTTGTTGGGTTGCACGGTATGGGTGGAATCGGCAAAACGACACTCCTACGACACGTCCATGAGCACTTTGTAAAGACCAAGCACTTCGATTCCGTGATTTTCACTACCGTGTCGGCCACACCAGATTTCGATGGAATACGAAAACAAATTGCAAAAAGCTTGGGGTTCGAAAATTGTGTAGATGACAATGATGTGAAAGAAAGATTGTCTCGAGCAAAAATGAAGTTTATCTTAATATTGGATGACATGTGGGAGACTATTGATCTCAGTGAAATCTGCATTCGTGCACCAACAAAGGAGAACGGCTGCAAAATATTAATGGCATCTCGATTGTTACCAGTGATTATGAGGTTCGTAATCCGCTTTACAGAAAGAGATTCTCTTCATACAATTCGAGTGGACAGCCTACCATCACATGAAGCATGGAATCTTTTTGTCAAGAAAGTGGGGGAGACTCTAATTACTTCTAAACCAGGAATAGAAGCCCTTGCCAAGAAGGTTCTTTGA